The Fusarium fujikuroi IMI 58289 draft genome, chromosome FFUJ_chr05 DNA segment CGTTCCCGGCGCTTCAGGCAATAGCCTACCCTCTCCCTGGGACATGTCCATGCGTCGATGTTTGCTCAACCGCCTGCTCTGCCAGTGGGTGCTAATTACAGCAGCATGAGCCTGACGCCTCATGCGCGTTGCCTTGTGTTGGGAGCTGATATAAGGATGATCTGCAATGAGGGCTGCGTCCTTTGAGTTGTGGTGTTGGGAATCGGTTATAAATAGACAATATCATGCCGATCACGATCCTAGAAAGACCAGAGATCTAGCTGTAGCTCAATGATACATGGCACGTATTGCAGTGGGACGAAAGTCCCGACAACACGGTCTATATTTGTGCTCTAATTCTGGTTACTCGAACTGGGCTCGAGATATCTATTTGACCAATGGTGGGCTCGATGCCCCAAGTGATGTGGCATAGCCAGTCCATTGCTTCTTCAAAGCTGAAGAGTGAGGCTTTCTTTCGGGTACCACCAACACACGCTATCCCGTGACATGTTCCTCAGAGATATATGGTCGAGCCCAATGGTTATCGATTCGCGTTCAGCCATGCAAGTGATCAGTCTCCTTGGCATGAAGCTGGCTGTTGCTGAATCGAGAGTTTGCCTGATCCGCTGCAAGTCGCCGAAAGAGCTTGGTCAAGAAGACAAGTCCCCTCTGCTCTCACTGCTACAACAGCAACTAGTGTCACTTCGATACTTCAAGCGCGGAGGCCGATGTAATGGCTGCGGTATGGGTTGCGCTTTGGAAGCCCTCCAAGCGTTCCTGTCGTATTCATTAGAGAGTGCGAGCACTGAAGGGGGTATCACaactttacctttaatattTCCATACCTACATAAGCGACATACTTCCTTTTCTAGACTGACACCTTCGATGATGGTTTCGGGGCAGGTGGCCATCAGCTCGCCGCGGATGCAGAGCTCAACGATTCGGCTGCTGAGTCGGCAGCACTCCTTGCATTGGACGTTCTCTCCTCGACACATAACTATATGAACATTGAGTTTCGATCCCTCAGGACACTGGGCTCTTGGAGGGGCACATACTCACTGGGATAGtgttgtggtggtggtaaAGGAGTGGCAGGACAATTACACGGCTATAATGATAATGCTTGCAGTGAGGCAAGTCGCGATCAATGCAAATATATAGGTATCGAAGAAGTGAATGTTCTTTCCAGTAAATCCAGTGCACTGTCTTATCGGATTCACCTGTCGAACAACCAGTGTTCGAGTACCGTCGTCTTGAGGCCTGCTCTTTGGAGAATGGTTAGAGCTACTTGTTCACCAAAGCGAACAACAGAACAACATGTTTAATACGTCTTGACGGGACGTTATTGCGTGCCTACGGATATTGTCCAGTGTTTCTATTTTCATACTGTTTCGGTCTCTAGTGGCATTTGGTGGTCCCCGAATGTCTTTGTTCAAAATGAAGACAAGGGAATGAAATCATGAACAACTATGGTTTCATCCAACTCGATCACAAGTTGCAGAAACAAAGAAGTCTCATTACATGATCCACTAGGTTTCTTCAAGGTGTTCGGAGTTCGTCGTGTTTAGCTACCGCTGAGTTACTGTAGACTCCATCCGCGATGCTAACAGGCACCAGACAAATAATAGAATGGTGATGAGACAATACTTGTGATCTACACATGACTCCGCTCAAATATGTCATATAGCTACTTATTTGGGTAACCGCTTCGTCAGGCCCCGGTGATTGTTCCTCGCCAGTAACAATCTCGGCTTCACAACTCGTGCCGCTGAGTTTGCGAGACCGATTTGTATATCAACAAAAGGAGAAACTTGCGAAACATGACAGAAATCGTTGAAATACGGATTGCTTGAATCATTATCTATTATCGAGTCTCGGTTCTTAGCCAGTTTATTGCTAATTCTGCATGAAAGAAAGGGGCATAGATGCCGACTTGGGTATCAAGGTGGGTGTGATATTCAGCTCTAATATGATTTTCTTCAGCGGGAACCTCTGGGATGATTATGTCCGTGCTTGAAAGTGAAAGCACATTCCTAGATGTTTCGTGGCGACTGTAACATCCTGCCACTGGCAAAGGGTGTCGAGTTTGCGCTCATGGCAACTCTTATTGTGCCTATTGAAAGATGGCTATTAAGCAAACAATTAAGCAAATAATAGGTTTATGGCCACAAGATCTCAGCCGTAGcaagtttcttcttcttcttcttcttctttcatgCTGGAATATTTCTCCCAACATCACACAAGTCAATCAATTAACTGTCAAGTCATTCCTTTCTCTAACAAACAATGTGGTCTCGCCCCTACGCTATGCCGAGGGACTACTTACTCCCTTTTCTCTCAGCTAGCCTCTTTGTCATACAACTTGGTCTTTCGGTAAGTGACCTACCGtccatcaagctcatgcAAGATATTGTATGTGAGCATGTCCATCGAGTCGATAGCCCTGAGCTTCTTCCAGAAGAGAAATGTCGGGATGAGCCGGTCCAGCAACGACTTAACTTCATCATGATGGGGATGCAAATATCCGCCACTATTTCGGGTATGTTTCCATCACATCTCATACATTTACTTGTTAGGGTTGTTTGTAAGACTTACGACAAAACTGCAGCTACCCTAGTTGCGTTCCCCTTGGGTGTTCTCTCAGATCGAATCGGCCGACTTCCTGTACTGGGTGCAAGTATCTTCAGCATGATACTCTCAGAGTCATACGCCATGTTCGTATGCTGGAAATCAGACATGATCCCACTCGAAGCAATTTGGTGTGTCGGTGTCGCACTTCTCTTTGGTGGAGGTCGAAGCGTTGCTGAGGCCATGGTATTTGCTATCATTGCGGACACGGTACCCGAATCCAAGAGGCAAGCTTGAATTCAGAGGGTGAGATAAACCAATTTGCTGACGAGTCTTCCTAGATCATCGTGGTTTCAGTGGGTTGTGGCCTCTGTACTTGCTGCTCAGCTCGTAGGCCCTATGCTATCAGGAGAGCTGGTTCGGTCGTCTGTATGGATGCCACTattcttgtccttgggcTTGGTACTCGGAGGCGGCATCATCCTAGTGAGCTTGACACCAGAGACACTCAAACTAAAGCAGCCTCGAGAGGAGGTAAGCGTTGGGCCGTATGACTATTGCCTAGAGTCGAACATGTTGAGCCTGGAGCCTCCCAAGAGAACATCCGTCATGGTCACTTTTAAGTCGATGTTCTCTAGGCCTCTCCTCTGGCTTATCCCTGGTGCTGTCATGACAATACCACTAGCAACAGTGCAGACTGATATCGCCATTCGCCTAATGCCCATACAGTTCAACTGGTCACTCAACCGTTCTATACTTATTGTATCTTTGCGAAGCTTGGTCACACTTCTCACACTATGCATACTACTACCCGTCATCACATGTTTCTGGAGCAAACTCACACGTTCGTCAACTCATCGCAGATGCTCAATTCTAGCTCGCGCGAGCTCGTTGCTATTCTTAGCTGGCTGCCTCTGCATGATGATGGTAACAAAGGAAGCCTTCATCATTGCAGGCCTAGCCGCGTCGGCACTGGGCTCGGTTCTACCTACGCTCTGCCGCGCCATGTTAGTTGGGATGACAGGGGAGGAGAGAGCCGGGATGCTATTCGGGCTGCTGGCGGTCTGTGAGATCCTGGGTTTTCTCGCTTGTAAGACAAGCATGGGGGCGTTGTTTGGGGTTGGGCTGAAGACGTGGTTGGGGATGCCATTTTGTCTGGGAACAGCAGCTTCTCTTATCATCAGTCTAACCACATGGCTGGTCCCCATGAAGCTATTGAACACTGGAGATAGCTGATCAGTTACGGATACTATATCATTGATTCGATGTTGGCCGGCATACGTTGTCTGGAGTTGGCGACTGACTTGGGACCTTTGAATAATTTACCATAGTTCAATTACCCTAAAGCATCACCATTACTAACAAATTCCGACATTATTAACGTTACACATAAATACACAGTAGCTTCTCCACGGCAGCCGCTTTGAAACTCTATACTCGAAGAGATCATTCTCAAATTGGAAGGTGAATTATCCATGCCGTCCGTCTTATCATTACACGACGTTGCTGTCGCAGTGTTTGCCTGTGACACCATTCGCAAACGATGATGGGAGATCGGCGTGAAAGAAACCAGTTTTGAAGGTTCCAGGGACTTATAAGTGAGACAAATCCAGGCCTCAATGTCGGAAGTATTATCTTACTCAACATACATAAGCACCGGAATAGACCATTGCCAGTACACCCTGATCTCACCGTAGGTATGCAAGATGGACCAACAAGAACAGCTCGAATATCTGCAAGTCTCGGATTCTCACATTTTTCTTTTGCCATGTCAAGGCCCATCAAGAGTTACATAGTGAAAAGTCAAAATTGATTGGGCTTGGCTTAGATCAAATGCCCCGTCATAGAATCAGCAGATCAGAGGTAGATGAGACACGGGAATGCAAGGGTATATGCAATAGTACCCAATTATGTTATGTTATGCAACTCTGCCGTGTGTCAACCGTGGCAGATTTCGCCAAATTCCATTCGACCTTGACTTGGCTGGCTCTGTTCAACCTCGATTACTCTGAGGCTCTTACTTCCGAGCTCCGAGAGTTGTGTATCTCGTAGAGAGACGACGTATAAGAACGGCCATCACGTCATATCGCCGACTTGTCAGATGATAGACTTATCTGTAACGACACCAGGTACACTCAACTGAGCAATTTATAAAGACTCTTCTGTACTCAGCCAGAGACTTGAAGCTACACCAAGTACCAGATCtatctccctccctccctctccccCCCTCTCTCAGAAAAGATAGTGAGATGGCGGCCCTAAAAATCGagacagaagaagctctttgGCAGGTCATTCATGCAACACCCATTATTGATCATCATGCCCACCCTCTTCTGAAGCTGAGTGCTATAAGAAAACATCCTCTCCTATGCATCGCTACCGAGGCCTACGGAGATGCCATTGAAGACTCAAAGACAAGTTTGGCACATCTTCGTGCTGTCAAGGTTCTTGCCAACCGCCTAGGCACCGACACAACTTGGGAAGCCGTCGAGGCTGCTGTCGCCAGAAAGCAAAAGGGAAACTATGATGAATGGATAAAGACGTGCATGTCAGGCATCGAAAATATCTTGGTCGATGACCTTCTGGGCGACCCGGCTGATGTTGAGCCTTACCACACGCTCAATGCATATACAAGAAGCCCCAACAAGCGCATCCTTCGAATCGAAGAGGTCGCAGCGAGCTGTATCGAGAAGGCCTGTGGTCAGTTTTCACACCCTTCAGAGGCATTCTCAGGATCTGTAGAGAATTTCATGAACGCCATCTATGATGCTCTCGATGACTCGGAAATTGTTGCCTTCAAATCTGTTATCTGCTACCGAACAGGCCTCGTCGTCACTCAAGTCACTGACCTCGAGATTATAATGCAACAGTTCCAGCTTATCTTTGACACCAGGAAAGAAGACGGTGCTCAGCCGTTTGAGAGACTTGACCATGAGCCGCTCAACGATTACTTCCTGCACATTCTGGCGGGCTTGATCCAGAACAGTGAGGATGAGCACAAGAAACCTATCCAGTTCCACACTGGTCTTGGAGACAACGATATCACACTATCCAAGTCGTCGCCCGCACATCTACAGGAGTTCATCAAAACATACCCAGATGTGCCAATTGTTCTTCTACATGCCAGTTATCCTTTCACTCGTGAACTGGGATACTTGGCGAATGTTTACAGTAATGTCTACGCTGACATTGGCGAAGTATTCCCCTTTATCAGCCGCGAGGGACAAGAAGGTGTAGTCCGACAAATCCTAGAACTCTGTCCAGTATCAAAGATTCTCTGGAGCACCGACGGACATTACTTCCCGGAGACTTACATCATAGCCGTGGATCAGCTCCGGGAGGTGCTGCAGACCGTGCTTGCGGATTATGTCCACAAGAGAGATATGACCTGGACACAGGCAGCTCAATTAGTCCAAGacatcctcttcaacaacGCCAACAAGCTATACGATCTGAAGCTAGAATTCAAGCCATTGCCGCCAGACTCGAGTCAGGGTCTGGAGTCTTCTGAGCAAACGCACGTTGCGACACTGGCTAGATTCCTCAAGAATAAGGAAGAACCGAGATTTTTGCGGGTGACTTGGACTGACTTCATCGCAATGTCCCGGGCAAGAGCAATTCCTATGCGCCGCGTCTGGTCTATGCTGCGAAACGGCGAAGACTTTACACTGGGCGTGACAAAGGCTGGTCTTGGAATCGACCAGAGAGATTCGCCAGTGCCTAGTATCACACCAACAGGAGAGTATAGGTTGCACCCCGATCTGAGCAGCCTTCGAATTGGTCCCCGTAAGGGGCATATCAGTGTCATGGGTGACTTCAAAGAAAAGGACGGCACGCCAGTGCCCTTCTGTACACGGACCCTCCTAAAGAAGACACTCAAGCAGGCAGCTGAACAGGGACTCGAGTTCACGCTCGGATTTGAGATCGAGCTTGTGCTTTTCCGCCGCGGTAATGAGAACAGGTTCGAACCACTCGATAGCGATGGACACATGTGGTCGGTCACTCGGGCTCTGGACCATGAATCGGTGattgaggttcttgaagatgcCGTTGAACAGCTCGATGCTGCTGGTGTATATATTGAGTTGATGCACCCCGAGAGTGCCAATGGGCAGTACGAGTTTGTTCTGCCCAAGGCATCGGCGCTCGAGGCAGTTGACACGCTCCTCTACACCAGGGAAGTCATCAGCAGCTGCGCTGCAGCAAAGGGATACCGCATGACGCTTCACCCTAAGCCATATGCCATGTCTTGCGGAACAGCAGCGCATATGCACATGTCTATTTCATCACCTATCGGATCGGATAAGCAAGTCTACGAACCCTTCTACGCAGGCGTCCTGAAGCATCTCCGAGCCATTGCGGCGTTTACATACAGCAGCATGATCAGTTATGAACGTGTTGTAGACGGCTGCTGGGCCGGCGGGACTTGGGTAACATGGGGTACCCAGAACCGTGAAGTGCCACTACGTAAGATCGAGGGTAGTCATTGGGAGATCAAGTGTATCGATGGACTTGCTAATCCCTACTTATCGCTTGCGGCGATCCTATTAGCGGGCACAAAGGGCGTTgctgacgaggaagagctggTCTGGAAAGACTGTGCCAAGGACCCTGCATTGCTGTCTTCGGTAGAGAGAGAAGAGCTCAACATGGGTGCAAGGTTGCCCAGAAGCATACAAGAGGCGCTTGCGGCGCTGGgcgaagacgaagagctGACCAAACTACTTGGACCCGAAGTTGTTGAGAGATTCATCGATATCAAGAAGGCAGAGACAACTATTCTGGAGGAGATGGGAGTGGATGAGCGGAGACAGTGGGTTATGGAGCGATACTGAAGCTgactgacgatgaggagatggataTTAGCTAGTAGACTGAAAACCTGGCATCTTCAGTAAGGCTTTCTGTACGGAACAACAAGTATATCTTCCCTGTCAGCTGAAACATTTGATGCCTAGTGTTATGATGGTGACTCCGCTCGCAGCAATGGGGCACGAAGCTCTGGAAGTGATGTTCTAACATGGACAGGGCGTTCGCGAAACCCGATGTCCTGGGTACGGTACCAGGGATTATGCATGGAGCCCTTctgatcaacaccagcaataGCAAATAGGCTACTCCGGTAactttgatgaagatgaaactAGCCTACGGCAGAGTGACATGACAGTTGGCTCAGTGGCAGTGGGGAGGTGGCTTGTTTGAGGGGTTTCTCTGTTGGAATGAGGCGCCCGACATACAGTCTAAGCATGCGaaactaggtaggtagatacTAAGCTGGCTGGTAGGTTATTTGCAACGTCGCTGCATTCCTTTGCATTCCATGCGTTCTGTTGACGTTGGAATGGTCGGATGCacttcaagagcaaggagCAGTAGAGCTCTAACGATTATGATCCTTGTGCTTATCATGAAGAGTTATCCACAGATCATTGTGCTGGGTTTGACCTCTGATAGGGAGGGTTATGGGTTATGCAAAAAAGTCTGGACCCTACGGATACCTAAGGTAGGGATGGATCGTATCATATCATTTAAAGGTGCCTCTCCAAGTGGATCGCCCGACCCAAGCAAAAGTCGCTGTCGATCCAGCCTCGAAAGTCAGATCTAggaataaagaaagcttggcTGAGGACCCCACTATTTCTCGTTTTTATCCGGGGTCTGCTCGCTTCTTAttctgctgcttcttcatgggGCGTGGAAATTAAACGACGGAGTAGAGAACCCATCACAGGCGTAATGTCCGTGGCCaacttttcttcctttttatctatttaatcttgAGATGCTTCAAGAACGAACTAGCTCCCAAGGGACTGAGGCACTAAGACCATCCTAGGAAAAGTGCCCTGACTAAAGACGAGCCTAGCAACGCTGGCCGGGCTGCTCTTTGCGCTATTCGCAACAGTTCCAGGCACGTCGGTCGACTTTGCCGTCCGTTGACATTTGCCATTGACAGTG contains these protein-coding regions:
- a CDS encoding related to fluG protein, which produces MAALKIETEEALWQVIHATPIIDHHAHPLLKLSAIRKHPLLCIATEAYGDAIEDSKTSLAHLRAVKVLANRLGTDTTWEAVEAAVARKQKGNYDEWIKTCMSGIENILVDDLLGDPADVEPYHTLNAYTRSPNKRILRIEEVAASCIEKACGQFSHPSEAFSGSVENFMNAIYDALDDSEIVAFKSVICYRTGLVVTQVTDLEIIMQQFQLIFDTRKEDGAQPFERLDHEPLNDYFLHILAGLIQNSEDEHKKPIQFHTGLGDNDITLSKSSPAHLQEFIKTYPDVPIVLLHASYPFTRELGYLANVYSNVYADIGEVFPFISREGQEGVVRQILELCPVSKILWSTDGHYFPETYIIAVDQLREVLQTVLADYVHKRDMTWTQAAQLVQDILFNNANKLYDLKLEFKPLPPDSSQGLESSEQTHVATLARFLKNKEEPRFLRVTWTDFIAMSRARAIPMRRVWSMLRNGEDFTLGVTKAGLGIDQRDSPVPSITPTGEYRLHPDLSSLRIGPRKGHISVMGDFKEKDGTPVPFCTRTLLKKTLKQAAEQGLEFTLGFEIELVLFRRGNENRFEPLDSDGHMWSVTRALDHESVIEVLEDAVEQLDAAGVYIELMHPESANGQYEFVLPKASALEAVDTLLYTREVISSCAAAKGYRMTLHPKPYAMSCGTAAHMHMSISSPIGSDKQVYEPFYAGVLKHLRAIAAFTYSSMISYERVVDGCWAGGTWVTWGTQNREVPLRKIEGSHWEIKCIDGLANPYLSLAAILLAGTKGVADEEELVWKDCAKDPALLSSVEREELNMGARLPRSIQEALAALGEDEELTKLLGPEVVERFIDIKKAETTILEEMGVDERRQWVMERY